In the genome of Anabaena cylindrica PCC 7122, the window ATATCAGCTTCTTAAAGAAGATGCAGTTTTTGATGCAACTGTTCCATGAAGTTTATTGAAACTTTGTCTTTTTGAGCTTTTATAACCGATAAAATGTAGTTATTAATACCTTTAAAATTTTTTATTGCAACAATGTATTTGCTGTATACCTAATATTCTCGCTCTGGTGTACTTTTTGTCAACTACAGCAGAATTCAAGAGTCAGAATTCCCTCTTTCCATCAATAACAGCTAAATTTACCCAGAACCACTTTGGGCTTGGGTAAATTCAGAAATTAAATTTGGTAGTTTTAGCCGTAGATTACATATCAAAAAAAATTTAGTTTGCGGGTTTGGCTAAACAGCCCCACTGTTTTTGTTAAACAATATGGCTATAGTTTTGAAAATCAGCCTTAAATCGTAAACAAAAGTCCAATTTTTTTGATACTGTAAATCCAGGCGAATGACATCCTCAAAACTGCGTACTGTCGAGCGTCCGTTGACTTGCCATTCGCCGGTCATTCCTGGTTTGACATCAAAACGTTGCCATTCTGGTACTTCATAGCGTTCTACTTCATCTGGGGTAGGTGGTCTGGTGCCGACTAAGCTCATTTCACCTTTGAGGACGTTCCAGAATTGTGGTAATTCATCTAGACTTGTGCGGCGCAAAAAGCGACCTACGCGAGTAATGCGGGGATCGTTATCATTTTTAAAGAAAGCGCCTTCTACTTGATTTTTGACTTGACCTTTCTTAGCTTCGGCATCCACGCACATTGAGCGGAATTTCCAGATATCAAAACGCTTTCCCATCCAACCGCAACGGATTTGACGGAAGAAAATGGGGCCGGGATCATTGACTTGAATTGCGATCGCAATGGGAATGAATAAAACTGCTGTAATTACTAAACCTATCAATGATCCCACTATGTCAATCAGTCTTTTCATCCAAGAGGTGACAGAAGGATGAGTCTGAGGTAGCGGATCTACTTTCCGAACAACTTCTTTCCGACTATCTCCAGGGTGACTAGATTCTATTGGTTCGCTGCTGTTCACAGATTCAATAGAAAATACCTGATCTAATCCTGTCAGATTCAGCACTGCCATCACTTGGGGGGTTACATTACGAAGTACGAATGAGATCCCTTGTTCCTGGGCATATTTATAATTACTTACCAAAGCCCCTAAACCGCTACTATCCATAAAAATAGTATTTTGGAAGTCGAGGACAACTTGCTGGGGATGGGAATCAGCTTGCATTAAGTTTCGGCAGGTTTGCTTTAAGCTGACAGCCTCAAGCACGCTCAAACGCATCGACATTTGCACGATTGCTGTGTCCTGAAGGTAAGTAACTGGGAAATCTGCCTCTGTGGGTTGGCTACTCATGAAGCTATGCACTTTAGTTGCCATTTAAATCTAATCTGCCAAACATAAATTTTGTCCTAGGAAATTAATTAACCTAATTTTGAAAAAGTAGGATTAAGGACAAGTGGTTAGTTTTTAGCGGAGAGCTTAGAAATCGCGTGCTAGAGTTCACAATAGAACAAGAAGCTAAAAACATACTTGCTGCTGTGACGACTAGGTGCGATTTCGCACTGCTATCTATCATCTCATGATTGCTAAAACTATAGTCAAACCTACTGCACGCCTGGTTGAAGTTTTCTCTGCTATTCAAGGGGAAGGACTGAATGTCGGGACACGTCAGATTTTTATTCGCTTTGGTCTTTGTGACTTGCGTTGTCACTTCTGCGATAGCGCCCAGACATGGGATGCCCCTTCTGTATGTAAGATAGAGCGTTCACCTGGATTAAGAGACTTTGAAATGCACTCTAATCCTGTTCCCTTGCCCATTTTGCTCCAATGGGTGGAAAGGCAAAACTTGCCTTCTTTACACGATAGCATCAGCTTAACGGGAGGCGAACCACTTCTTCATGCTCCTTTTTTAGAACAATTTCTCCCGGAAGTGCGATCGCTTACCAATTTACCCATATACCTGGAAACTGGAGGGCATAGGCCAGAGCAATTAGCCATGATTCTCCCCTATCTTGATTCTGTGGGTATGGATTTAAAACTGCCCAGTGTTAGCGGCGAAACTCATTGGACAGAACACGAAAAATTTCTCCAACTCTGCTTTGATGCAAATTTAGAGGTTTTTGTCAAGATAATTGTCTCTCAAAGGACAGATCCTGGCGAATTGAAACGTTCTGGGATGTTAGTCGGAGGAGTACATCAAGATATCCCTATATTTCTGCAACCTGTTACACCTTTGGCCGATTCGGAACAATTCAGTCAAGTACCAGTTTTGGCACCTTCACCAGACCAGATTTTAGAATGGCAAGCTTTGATGAAGCAGTTTGTTAAACAAGTACGGGTGATCCCCCAAACTCACAAAATGCTGAAGCAGATGTAGGTGACAGGGGGCAGGGGGCAGAGGGCAGGGGGCAGGGAGAGAAAATTCTTACTCAGGACTCAGGACTCGGTACTTACATTCCGCCTTCATCCATGGTTTTAGATTTGGCTTTGGCTTTGTTGGCGCTGCGTTTGAGGGCGGAAAGTCTGGCTTCGTAGCGAGAACGCTGGCGCTTGTTGGGAGTGTTTTCAACTAAAGTTTTTAAGGCGCTACCTAAACTCTTGTAGGCGTTGGGGAGACTATATCCAAAGCGAGTTGCTAGTGTGATCGCTTTCTCGTCTGCATCGAGTATTTCTTTAATTTGCTTATCCCCGTTATTTTTTTGATAGAGTCGCCAACCGGATACGCCACAAAGTGCTAAAGCTAGAACTAGCAGTAATCCATCCTGTACCCATAATTCACCCACAGCACCACCTAAACCAATTGCCAATGCTGCCATTTCCCAACCATCTTTGGGAATTGTGTCATTTTGAACACGAGCAACTTCGTGCCAGAACAGCAGATTACGCTGATCCATTGCGAGCGCATCCCATTTCACCAAGTCAATTTGAATTTCTACCTGGTCTTTCCCAATTTCTTCGCAACGAACCAGGGGTGGATTGACCTCAGTTGTGCCTTCAACCGTTACCCAACTTTGCAATTCTGGTGGTAGTAAGCTTTTCAACCGCCGGAGTTCGCTCATTTCCGCTTTGGCAGAGGAAGTTGTATAGGATGTCATAAAAATCCAACCTTAAAAATTTCAGTATTATAGTGAGGGTATCACTTTGGAGTATAGCTATTTTCAGTGATTATCCGCCTCACTCATTTGGAAAACTGCCCCGCTTCTTTCGAGCTGCCATGGCCTTTTCCAGCAGATCAAGTAATCCTGGGGCTTCTTCCTGAATACTAAGTAACAGTCTTTCTCCAAGTTCTATATTACCAGGATCTTCACCGGTTGCCATCACCTGTTGGAGTCGGGGTAAGGCGATATTATCCACAACCTGAATTAATCCACTGAGACAACGGTTAAATTGTCTTTCTGTCAGAATTGAGTCTTCTAGGGGAAACTCAATCATGGCGCGGATTTCGCCATCGGATGGATCATATTCCCATTGCAGCATTTTGGTTTCCCAAGAAATGGCCAACATTGTCTGGAGAATAGATGCTTTGTGAGGATGCTCTTTGACTCCGGCTAGAACTTGAGGCGCAAAGACTCGGAAAAATTTTCCTTCCTCATCTAACTGAACAACAATCAGAAAGTCTTCTAAATTATCAGCTTCTACACCTGTAATAATTCTGTCTTCATCATCATCACAACGGTATTCCCAGCCAAGATTGTCTAAATAATTGGCTATCTGTTTCAGATTAGCTCCCATAAAAGCCTCATAAGGAACGGTGGAGCGGCTGTTTACCAGACCTAGTGTAACCTGCTATGGGTCTTGATTTAGATTGGTGCAGCTTCTTTTTTTTGATAGTGTAGAATTTATGCCGATTCCACAAAAAGAGCTAAAAAAGTGAAAATGAGTACCGAATTTCTGGTAAGCTCATGTTTGAGATTGGTTAATTAATAATTGTGCATTAACCAATCTCAATAGCTAAAATATATCACTTTATTTGCTTATTATTTTTATTCAATACAGTAAAATCCTCGTTTTTATCTTCATATCTTGACAGGATATCTGGATATCAAAGAATTTAGAATAAGAATTCAGGAGTCAGAATTCAGGAGTCAGAATGCAATTCAGTAGTGGGTCTTAAACCCGATTATTCATCCGCCAGTCGGAAAAAATTCATCCTCAATTCTGTTTGATAAATAATTGGACAAAGTTTTGCTTTCAAGATTCTGAAATGTAAATTTTTAGCGACATATATCAATAGTAAAGCATTCCAAATTGTCGTGAATAAATATTATTATGTATTGCTAGTATAAAAATGATTATTTGTACTATTATGAAAATAATTTATACGTTATTGCTCAATACATTCAGCTTGAATACCTTGAATATCTGGAAAATTTATGCGTAAATCGGCTTTCATGTTAGCGATCGCTCCTTTTTTAATTTTCGCCCTCAATGCTTGCGGTGGTGATTCAGGCACAACA includes:
- a CDS encoding anti-sigma factor antagonist (This anti-anti-sigma factor, or anti-sigma factor antagonist, belongs to a family that includes characterized members SpoIIAA, RsbV, RsfA, and RsfB.) — translated: MATKVHSFMSSQPTEADFPVTYLQDTAIVQMSMRLSVLEAVSLKQTCRNLMQADSHPQQVVLDFQNTIFMDSSGLGALVSNYKYAQEQGISFVLRNVTPQVMAVLNLTGLDQVFSIESVNSSEPIESSHPGDSRKEVVRKVDPLPQTHPSVTSWMKRLIDIVGSLIGLVITAVLFIPIAIAIQVNDPGPIFFRQIRCGWMGKRFDIWKFRSMCVDAEAKKGQVKNQVEGAFFKNDNDPRITRVGRFLRRTSLDELPQFWNVLKGEMSLVGTRPPTPDEVERYEVPEWQRFDVKPGMTGEWQVNGRSTVRSFEDVIRLDLQYQKNWTFVYDLRLIFKTIAILFNKNSGAV
- a CDS encoding 7-carboxy-7-deazaguanine synthase QueE, coding for MIAKTIVKPTARLVEVFSAIQGEGLNVGTRQIFIRFGLCDLRCHFCDSAQTWDAPSVCKIERSPGLRDFEMHSNPVPLPILLQWVERQNLPSLHDSISLTGGEPLLHAPFLEQFLPEVRSLTNLPIYLETGGHRPEQLAMILPYLDSVGMDLKLPSVSGETHWTEHEKFLQLCFDANLEVFVKIIVSQRTDPGELKRSGMLVGGVHQDIPIFLQPVTPLADSEQFSQVPVLAPSPDQILEWQALMKQFVKQVRVIPQTHKMLKQM
- a CDS encoding DUF3318 domain-containing protein, which encodes MTSYTTSSAKAEMSELRRLKSLLPPELQSWVTVEGTTEVNPPLVRCEEIGKDQVEIQIDLVKWDALAMDQRNLLFWHEVARVQNDTIPKDGWEMAALAIGLGGAVGELWVQDGLLLVLALALCGVSGWRLYQKNNGDKQIKEILDADEKAITLATRFGYSLPNAYKSLGSALKTLVENTPNKRQRSRYEARLSALKRSANKAKAKSKTMDEGGM